One genomic region from Bufo bufo chromosome 3, aBufBuf1.1, whole genome shotgun sequence encodes:
- the TXNDC9 gene encoding LOW QUALITY PROTEIN: thioredoxin domain-containing protein 9 (The sequence of the model RefSeq protein was modified relative to this genomic sequence to represent the inferred CDS: inserted 1 base in 1 codon), whose product MAADMYAKAMENQLLQTAKLMEEQLDSELEKLDKMDDDEMERLKEKRLEALKKAQQQKQEFISKGHGEYREIPSERDFFQEVKESKNVVCHFYKDSTFRCKIVDKHLALLAKKHIETKFLKLNVEKAPFXSERLRIKVIPSLALVKDGKTKDYIVGFTDLGNTDDFTTETLEWRLGCAGIINYSGNVMEPPFQSQKKSGSRFTKLEKKTIRGKKYDSDSDDD is encoded by the exons ATGGCAGCCGACATGTACGCCAAAGCTATGGAGAACCAGTTACTGCAAACTGCCAAGCTGATGGAGGAACAGTTAGATTCAGAACTGGAGAAGCTGGACAAGATGGACGACGATGAAATGGAGCGTCTGAAAGAAAAGCGGCTGGAAGCTTTAAAGAAGGCACAGCAGCAAAAGCAG GAATTCATTTCCAAAGGACATGGAGAATACAGAGAAATACCCAGTGAGAGAGATTTCTTCCAGGAAGTGAAGGAAAGCAAAAATGTGGTCTGCCATTTTTACAAAGATTCTACTTtcag GTGTAAGATCGTGGACAAACACTTAGCATTACTGGCTAAGAAGCATATTGAAACAAAATTCTTGAAACTGAATGTTGAGAAGGCTCCCT TAAGTGAGCGACTGCGCATTAAAGTCATCCCGAGTCTCGCACTAGTAAAGGATGGGAAAACAAAAGATTACATTGTCGGTTTTACCGATTTGGGCAATACAGATGATTTCACTACAGAGACCTTGGAATGGAGACTTGGTTGTGCCGGTATCATTAACTACAG cGGAAATGTTATGGAACCTCCTTTTCAGAGTCAGAAGAAATCTGGCTCTCGCTTCACAAAGCTGGAAAAGAAAACCATACGAGGAAAGAAATATGATTCAGACTCTGATGACGATTAG